Proteins from one Candida orthopsilosis Co 90-125, chromosome 2 draft sequence genomic window:
- a CDS encoding Cox18 protein (S. cerevisiae homolog COX18 has membrane insertase activity, has role in protein insertion into mitochondrial membrane from inner side and localizes to integral to mitochondrial inner membrane): MLLRGYQVGFRLKPAHKRLLIPRRQYSVDHNAIVNTFTHAFESLHETSGLPWWALIPITTFALRSVWTLPLAVIQRKRIQKQSTLKPIVSALNPILKMNLAKRVQKAKKLQQVPGTDEAVKAVQAPLANMSYEQILLLSTKETRKRQKELFKKNNVQIWKNFILPTFQIPLWIIMSLTMRDLSGWSSWDNLHNKALDPSLYVEGCLWFQDLAVADPMHVFPLILGVISLCNVEWTFRTLELSRLTQRLKYRPNLTDAVANFSRMSIVFMMAISIHAPAALVLYWISSQFFSLIQNMILDIKYPISFTPKKRFGGDILEN, from the coding sequence ATGCTACTACGAGGTTATCAAGTGGGATTCCGCTTGAAACCAGCTCACAAGCGGCTTTTAATTCCAAGACGACAGTATTCTGTAGACCATAATGCAATCGTCAATACATTTACTCATGCATTTGAGAGTCTACACGAAACAAGTGGTTTACCATGGTGGGCGCTAATTCCTATCACCACATTTGCCCTAAGATCAGTTTGGACATTGCCATTAGCTGTAATTCAACGTAAGAGGATTCAGAAACAGAGCACTTTGAAACCGATTGTTAGTGCCCTAAACCctattttgaagatgaatttaGCAAAGAGAGttcaaaaagcaaaaaaattgcaacaagtGCCCGGTACGGATGAAGCAGTTAAAGCTGTTCAAGCTCCATTGGCTAACATGTCATATGAACAGATATTGCTTCTTAGTACAAAAGAAACCCGAAAACGTCAAAAAGAACTATTTAAAAAGAACAACGTTCAAATATGGAAGAATTTTATATTACCCACATTTCAAATCCCACTATGGATTATAATGTCATTGACAATGAGAGATTTGAGTGGATGGTCATCTTGGGATAACCTACACAACAAGGCTTTAGATCCCTCATTATACGTCGAAGGTTGCTTATGGTTTCAAGATCTAGCAGTTGCCGATCCAATGCACGTCTTCCCCTTGATCTTGGGAGTCATTTCACTTTGTAATGTTGAATGGACCTTCCGCACTTTGGAACTATCTAGATTGACACAGAGATTGAAGTATCGCCCCAATTTGACTGATGCAGttgccaatttttcaagaatgTCTATTGTATTCATGATGGCGATTTCAATACATGCACCAGCTGCCTTGGTATTATATTGGATATCATCGCAgttcttttcattgattcaGAATATGATATTGGATATAAAATATCCCATTTCGTTCACACCAAAAAAACGGTTCGGTGGAGATATCTTGGAGAATTAG
- a CDS encoding Yta7 protein (S. cerevisiae homolog YTA7 has role positive regulation of isoprenoid metabolic process, cellular protein localization, positive regulation of gene-specific transcription from RNA polymerase II): protein MAKRSRRIDSTDDEYETDFEETETSHRRSTKTISYNEDDGDDATDVQVEEQTNTDNPSIKEDEPDSDDPFAVPTSPEKDDDSEDYVEESDTEISGPGRKKRKLSKGRPRGRLNKPRIDSEDEEFRDDGDDGDEEDDFTLSDDDFIEKKKRDNFIVEDENEWDDEEDEYGVKPKKKRGRKKKSRSVSAEPRRATRSGKVLQEEDLEFTGDDTRDDAQDDVDDIQREIAELYDSSPMRDSEPSQHKLRQRAKVDYTIPPPITNDLVLERPSTPVNVRNRRGRPANKSDFRKILYPTAGPFGGSDVISLFGTNIPPGGIPLPGMSDPNNLTAIGQNVSDSDSSEDEIAPVNGEATISRKEKKPSKSEGKLLTGGSDDKKKGKNSLSDTDPLGVDMNIDFSVVGGLDNYINQLKEMVALPLLYPELYQNFGITPPRGVLFHGPPGTGKTLMARALAANCSTPERKITFFMRKGADCLSKWVGEAERQLRLLFEEAKNQQPSIIFFDEIDGLAPVRSSKQEQIHASIVSTLLALMDGMDNRGQVIVIGATNRPDAIDPALRRPGRFDREFYFPLPDINARKEILTIHTKKWTPQLDELFLSNLAELTKGYGGADLRALCTEAALNSIQRKYPQIYETNHKLAVKPEKVKVIAKDFMMALDKIVPSSARSTSSGSAPLPDNLKPLLSDGFEQIKSKLKDVIPVSISVVGRKKLTTLEEAKYLDPTVNDKDGGFGKQQLLKNLENARICRPHLLVSGEEGNGQQYLSAAVLNYLEGFQVQSLDLGTIFGDPTRTTESAIIQAFIEARRHQPAIILIPNIDVWYSILPDSSKATLSSLLRGLRSNEKILLLGFSETPLHYLDDRIKYLFGLENSSNNVVLQNPTKSARKEFFSTVWKTILMKPYEFVNDLQNRPKRKLKQLKVVETVANLSDKELIKKKQKEQEYNDTKLKNTLKIKLASLMDLFKVRYKRFKKPIVDENLLYHLFDPTVLDNPLSNYQVLYSRSDESGHENMIKELATGKNYYNMDLDTIEERLWNGFYSEPRQFLKDLKLILKDCIMSGDRERILKANEMITNAQFGVDDFSTPEFLKACKEMRERDKTKQEKLLKEYEELKSKIQNGTTEQAGAQDAAVLGNNGSAIDVSGQESTSKSFPNGDIPHNRADVTAIMEVDSVKEDNDESLAGTERENGKEIEQQKEEERASTEQVEQLKVDMNEEGKENSQEELKEEESESEAEESIEIDHSKELVLDKDLFDKLKKQVVKLTDQFTIDKLETVMARLMDIVWTDRNEWDKTPTLHNIEKVLTSLQPTS, encoded by the coding sequence ATGGCTAAACGTTCCAGAAGAATAGATTCAACGGACGATGAATATGAAACTGATTTTGAGGAGACTGAAACGTCCCATAGAAGGAGCACCAAGACTATATCGTATAACGAAGACGACGGTGATGACGCAACTGATGTTCAAGTGGAGGAACAGACAAACACCGACAACCCTAGCATAAAGGAGGATGAACCCGATAGTGACGACCCATTTGCAGTTCCAACTTCACCCGAAAAAGATGACGACAGTGAGGATTACGTTGAAGAATCAGACACAGAGATCAGTGGCCCAGGcagaaagaaaaggaaactCAGTAAGGGAAGACCAAGAGGCAGATTGAATAAACCCCGCATAGATAGTGAGGATGAGGAATTTCGAGATGACggtgatgatggtgatgaagaagatgactTTACCCTTTCTGATGATGACTTTATcgaaaaaaagaaacgagataatttcattgttgaagatgaaaatgaatgggatgacgaagaagacGAATATGGGGTTaaaccaaagaaaaaaagaggTCGTAAGAAAAAAAGTAGATCGGTATCGGCTGAACCAAGAAGAGCAACCAGATCAGGTAAAGTCTTGCAAGAGGAAGACCTTGAATTCACTGGGGATGATACTCGTGACGATGCACAAGATGATGTGGATGACATACAGAGGGAAATTGCCGAATTATACGACTCATCACCAATGCGGGACTCGGAACCTTCACAACACAAGTTGAGACAAAGAGCCAAGGTTGATTACACCATTCCACCACCAATTACCAATGACTTGGTGCTTGAACGGCCTTCAACGCCAGTTAATGTCCGAAACAGGCGAGGAAGGCCTGCCAACAAAAGTGATTTCCGTAAAATTTTGTACCCCACAGCTGGTCCCTTTGGTGGCAGTGATGTAATATCTTTGTTTGGAACAAATATACCACCTGGTGGTATTCCTTTACCGGGAATGAGTGATCCAAATAACCTTACTGCAATTGGCCAAAATGTCAGTGATTCAGACAGTTCTGAGGATGAGATTGCTCCCGTCAATGGTGAAGCTACAATTAGCCGTAAAGAGAAGAAACCGTCAAAATCAGAAGGTAAATTGCTTACCGGAGGGTCTGATGATAagaaaaaaggaaaaaacAGTTTGAGCGATACTGATCCTTTAGGTGTGGACATGAACATCGATTTTTCAGTTGTTGGGGGATTGGACAATtacatcaaccaattgaaggAGATGGTTGCTTTACCACTATTGTACCCAGAGTTGTATCAGAATTTTGGCATCACACCGCCTAGAGGTGTATTATTTCATGGTCCACCAGGAACGGGTAAAACTTTGATGGCGAGAGCTTTAGCCGCAAATTGCTCGACACCGGAGCGTAAGATTACCTTCTTTATGAGAAAAGGTGCTGATTGTTTGAGTAAGTGGGTTGGAGAAGCAGAAAGACAATTAAGGCTATTATTTGAAGAAGCCAAGAACCAGCAACCATCTATCatattttttgatgaaattgatggtttGGCTCCGGTGAGGTCGTCTAAACAGGAACAAATTCATGCTAGTATTGTTTCTACACTATTAGCATTAATGGATGGTATGGATAATAGAGGACAGGTCATTGTCATTGGGGCAACAAATAGACCTGATGCAATAGACCCTGCTCTACGAAGACCAGGGAGATTTGATCGTGAATTTTATTTCCCATTACCTGACATCAACGCGAGGAAGGAAATCTTAACCATCCACACAAAGAAATGGACGCCACagttggatgaattgttCTTGAGTAACCTTGCTGAGCTTACAAAAGGATACGGAGGTGCGGATTTAAGAGCATTGTGCACCGAGGCTGCATTGAATAGTATTCAACGGAAATATCCTCAAATCTATGAGACAAATCACAAATTGGCTGTCAAGCCAGAAAAAGTCAAAGTCATTGCCAAGGACTTTATGATGGCACTTGACAAAATTGTCCCCTCCAGTGCAAGATCTACTTCATCAGGGTCTGCTCCATTGCCCGATAACTTGAAGCCATTACTACTGGACggttttgaacaaattaaatccaaattgaaagatgtGATACCTGTATCCATCAGCGTTGTTGGACGTAAGAAGCTCACTACTTTGGAAGAAGCCAAGTATCTTGATCCAACTGTTAACGACAAGGATGGAGGGTTTGGCAAAcagcaattgttgaaaaatttagaaAACGCTAGAATATGCAGACCTCACTTGCTCGTAAGTGGCGAAGAAGGGAATGGGCAGCAGTATCTTAGTGCTGCAGTCCTCAACTACTTGGAGGGATTTCAAGTCCAGTCACTCGATCTTGGAACAATATTTGGCGACCCTACGAGAACGACAGAACTGGCTATCATCCAAGCATTTATTGAAGCTAGGCGACACCAACCCGCCATTATATTAATTCCCAATATTGATGTATGGTACCTGATTTTGCCAGATTCTTCAAAAGCGACGTTGTCAAGTCTTCTACGGGGATTGAGAAGCAAcgaaaaaattttattgcTAGGTTTTTCTGAAACTCCTTTACATTATTTGGATGACAGGATCAAATATCTATTCGGGTTAGAgaattcatcaaacaatgtTGTATTgcaaaatccaacaaaacTGGCAAGGAAGGAGTTTTTCCTGACGGTATGGAAGActatattgatgaagccATACGAGTTTGTTAATGATTTACAGAACAGACCTAAGAGGAAACTAAAACAGTTGAAAGTTGTTGAGACTGTGGCAAACTTGTCAGACAAGGAATTaatcaagaagaaacaaaaggaGCAGGAATACAATgataccaaattgaaaaacacaCTCAAAATCAAGCTAGCCAGTTTGATGGATTTGTTCAAAGTGAGGTATAAGAGGTTCAAAAAGcccattgttgatgagaaCCTACTCTACCATTTATTTGATCCAACTGTGTTAGACAATCCCCTTAGCAACTATCAAGTTTTATACAGTAGGTCGGATGAATCAGGTCATGAAAATATGATCAAGGAGCTTGCAACTGGCAAGAATTATTATAATATGGATCTTGACACAATTGAGGAGCGATTATGGAATGGGTTCTACAGTGAACCAAGGCAATTTCTTAAAGATCTTaaattaattttgaaagattgtATAATGTCTGGTGATCGAGAAAGAATTTTGAAGGCGAATGAGATGATCACTAATGCTCAATTTGGAGTAGATGACTTCTCAACTCCAGAATTTTTGAAGGCTTGTAAAGAAATGAGGGAGAGAGATAAGACAAAGCAAGAAAAGTTGTTAAAGGAGTACGAAGAGTTGAAGTCAAAGATACAAAATGGCACCACAGAGCAAGCTGGAGCTCAAGATGCGGCTGTGTTAGGCAATAATGGAAGCGCCATAGATGTTTCAGGGCAAGAATCTACCTCGAAATCATTTCCAAATGGAGATATCCCTCACAATAGAGCAGATGTTACGGCTATTATGGAAGTGGACAGTGTTAAAGAGGATAACGATGAGTCACTTGCAGGAACAGAAAGGGAAAATGGCAAGGAAATCGAACAACagaaagaagaggaaaGAGCATCAACTGAGCAGGTGGAACAACTAAAAGTGGATATGAACGAAGAGGGGAAGGAGAATTCCCAGGAGGAACTCAAAGAGGAGGAGTCAGAATCAGAAGCAGAGGAGTCGATCGAAATCGACCACTCGAAGGAACTAGTACTCGATAAAGATTTGTTTGACAAGCTCAAGAAACAAGTGGTCAAACTCACAGACCAATTTACCATTGACAAGTTGGAAACGGTCATGGCGAGATTGATGGATATCGTTTGGACGGATAGAAATGAATGGGATAAAACGCCCACTCTACAtaacattgaaaaagtctTGACGTCATTGCAACCTACTTCttaa